In the genome of Solea senegalensis isolate Sse05_10M unplaced genomic scaffold, IFAPA_SoseM_1 scf7180000014857, whole genome shotgun sequence, the window AaaattctgcttcttttttagTGTTGGTTTAATTAGTAATTCATCATCTAAAGCTTCTGTCACACtcaacaaattcaaattcaaacatcacatttattgCACTCTATATCATTTTCAATACTTTATGTTCCTGAGGCGATGAAATCTGTCTGATCTCATTAATCATGAGAAAATTCAATCTTACACAAGTTTCTGCTTCTACGTGTAATTTCAGGAGATCAGATATCAAAGCTTATGACGTAACCTTGGTAATTAGTTTAGACTCTGGTTCGATATCAGACAATCGCTCAGTGCATCTGTCGACAATCTCAATAAAATggtttttaaaggtccaatttGTAAAACTGTGTGACATCTAATGTTGTCACATCAGAGAACTCTGTAAAGACCTGAAGCTCATGACTTTGAGACTCCTGTTCCaagtgtttatatacagtatatatacatatatatatatatatatatatacagacacacaaacatactcatttaaatcaaaaacaacatttaaccTTAAGAGTGAAGAGGTGCATTCAGGCGTCAGTGCAGCTTTCTCTTGTTTGAGAATTGAGAAAAAAGCCAGTTGagggaaaaaatgtgtttgccacttttatttcatgtttgagGAAAACATGGCTGTACATGAACGATATTCACGATACAATGAAACACGAGGGAGGCATACAGAGGATCAGGAGGGTGGTTTTGGGTAGatgacagattatttttttggcTTTGCATGTGGTTTTGGGCAGAGCTTGGCAGACCGAACCCTTTttcctcacagtcacacagtcacctGGTGGACGCATGCTGCGGCCGATCATCAACCCCGGCCTGCGCAGACACATCAAGTCCTCAGCGTTTGCCAAGATCTTCAGTGGTGGAATCAGATGATGAGAAACAATAACATACTGAAatgatcattaaaaataaaggaattcAAGTAGACgttaaaaaaaaccatgacTGTGACAGAAAAGTTGCTGTTTTCTTAGGAAAGCTCTGATATGTACAGTTGTGGGCTGTGAGTGACGTACCTCGCGGAGGGAGAGTCATGTGGTTGTGGAGTGAGTGAGGCGAGGGTTACATAGTGTCTGCTCTCTTTAACATATACAGCCTATGGCCATTTTAAAACTTTCTGGACTGAtggctttttatttcataaataaaaggTTTGCTACAATAATTATTCTCAGTAATCATAAAAATGCTTCAGAGTCATAAGGCAGTGAAAGCAATGCTGCACACAGGGATTTCAGCGTGCAGGCGGTTCAAGGaccatttcttttaaaatcgTACTATTTTCGGTCGGATTAATGCGACGTTGCGTCCTTCTCATGCACTAAATGCACTGGTTTATATTGCAGGTGATGGTTGCGACCGGCGGCGAGCTGCAGCATTAGGAGAGTGAGGAGGCTTTTCTAGTCTTCTGAGAGTCCTGGTGTGATGTGAGGAGATCTGGGATGTCGGAGTAGTGGGAGGCTGAACCCGGAAAGAGCCACTCTGCAGTGCTACTCCTGCAGGAGCAGAGCAAACAGCAGTTAGTGCATGCTGCAGGCTTTGACGTCATCTTGTACCTTCAAGTGCTGCAGCGCATCCTGCCAAAGACTGAACATGAGAGCGATAAAaccaaccaacacacacaccaggaatCTACTGAACACACAACGAGGCCACAAAAACAGGAATGACTCAAACAGGCGAGTGTCACAAATGAACAGAGCACAGAAAACAAGCGTTATCGGGGTTTTTTGGGAATGAAGTTTTGATGAAACACATCACGGTAGTTTTTAGAAAGTGAAGAGAACCGTTCTTTGTGTTTGACTATATTGATATCATATCGACAAGATATTGTCTTAGAGTTTGAATAGCATCACACTGTGATAAGGTTTAGACttgtaatgtaataaacatcatttactatgtgaaatacactaaatattacatattgattcattataaatataataataaatgataaacataatcattttaagcctaattatttgtgttatagcagaattaTTACAAAGAATCTGGTGAAGGTCAAACATTCACCATCAGCTGAATTTAAACAACAAAGTTATTTTCACATCAGAGACattggacagtgtgtgtgtgtgtgtgtgtgcgtgtgtgtgtgtgcgtgcgtgcgtgcgtgctcGTGTGTATCCAccatagatacacacacacacacacacaaagcattcCCATCTGGTGAGTCccacaagtacacacatgcacgtctGCTCACCGCACACCTGCAAACACACCATCTTTCCCCTCAGAAGCTACTGAAGCAACAACCCTCAACtaaacacactgcacactttaGTGCCCGAGAAAACCGAGAAAACCAAGAAAAGCAAGAAAAGCGTGCTGAAAAGACAAGGAAGGACCTGCTGTGGTGCAATGACGACGAGAGGCTCCGTCATGCAGCTCCACACCTGACACACGGACATGTTGAGACACAAATGGCTGCAATTGtgagggtttgttttgtttgaaatgctgcCACAAGGAATGCTGACCTATTACCAGCCCTGCCAcgtgcacacacgtgcacacacacacacacatgcacacacacatacagaagcACGAGCGCAACAGAGTGGAGCTTTTACTAAAGTAAAATAATGAGACCCAGAGATACAGTGATAACTCCaagctaaataaatacatacatgtgatATTAATTAGACAGTAACTTAAAGGTTTCATTTGCCAGTGTTTGAGGCTGATGTCGTTCAGtctaatatttaatgttttaaaacttTGGTTTGGTCCACACTATGTCAGGAAATGATCTGCATTTCAGAAATCAGGAATTATCAAAAGttcaaaaccagaaaatattcaaatttaagaagcttgtTTGAATTATTGGAGAAACACTAAAACTGATTCCTAATCAGCTACAAAAATATgtattacatattattatatgaATACTTTTGGCGGTATAAGTATAAAATGGTACGACACACAAGCCTTGACATTTAACCTGATATTTCTGAGTAGAAAGTTGACTAAAGTTTGCAGTGGACTGAACATTCTGAGAAGCAGGAGCTGGTTGAGCCAGAATTTCATGGCTCATCACTGCCTGAGTCTTTGTGACCAAACACAATGTAGACACAACAATGCAGAATCCATGAGGGCTCAGTCACTTCCACACAACAAGTTAGACTTGtttccagcagggggcagtgttgtCAGCAAACTGTGAGACATTGCATGACACTAGCAGCAGCATTACTGTAAGGGTTTGTAAGCCTCAGTAATATCCACtgtgtgcacgcacgcacacacacacacacacacgcacgcacgcacgcacgcaccaGCCGACCTTTTCCCTGCAGAGGGAGCGCAGCTGAGACGACcacgacaacaacgacaacatgACGCTTTAAAAACctcagaaacaggaagtgtccgACAGTGGACACCAACTCAGAGAGAATGTGGggaagaaaagaacagaaaagaaaaaaagaaaagaaaaaaagaaaagataaaattaaagaaaagaaaagaacagaaaaaaaaaagcccattcCAACTAAATTCAACCAGACTGAAGCGGACAGTGCCGGGACCAGGACTGAGGCCTCTTTGGTCTTACCTGGGTCagtcctccccctcctctggcGTGATCTCTGTCTCTTTATGTACCACTACTTTGGTCACTGACATGTCAGGATGCTGTTCTTTAGCCTCCTTTATGGCCTGAGCCAGAGCCTATATGTGGGAGTGCAGTGCCAGAAAGGATCAccagggggagacagagaacGGGAAAgggcagggagggaggaggatgtTGAATTATTCACCTTTAGTTACACTTCTCATCTCAGAGTTCatgctgttttgtttcaaaCATCACATGCTCATTTTGGGAGGAGGGGAATTCCTGAAGGGCGACTGACGTCAAAAACTTTATTCGTTCATGCTCATTGagacaaaatgataaaaacgTGAAGACACCTGATCGTGGTCGATGTCTGCGTCTCCCGTGATCACAATCCTCTTCTCAATTCTCGTCTCTGATATTCCTCCTTTCACCATCTGAACCACAGAATCAACACAATTCAGTCGATTTATTCAAAGAACATtggagtcatttttttttatcacactttCAAATAAAGCGCTTTCATCATGGAAATAAACtgctaataaataataaatcaacgTTTGTGTTGATTGTGGTTTTAAAGTGTGTCTGTATAGAAGGTTTGAACCCTGACCTTTGTGATGTGAGTGGTTGTCGTGGTGCTGGTGGTTTCTGACGTGATGGTCTGAGCGCTCAGCAGCACGCCGGGGTCTGCGTCACCATTACTGTCAACCTGGTGAGAAACacaccacatcatcatcatcatcatcatcatcatcgtcgtcgtcacCTCAACACTTACTCAACACTTGTAGACAAAAGAACAACGCTCGACGGAATAAATCAAACTAAAGGCACGTTTTACAGCGTTGATCTTCTTTAAGCAGTTGTTCTCAGACTTCAGTCATTGCTGACATTCAGGGATGTTCAACCAGGAGTCCACAAACTCACATTTTCCAATGTCTGACGATCTTGgagtttattttgtgtgatttgtgtgaTATTATTTGGCGGCAGGAGAAACACGATCACTGTTGCAAGATCTTTAACATtacgtgtgtacgtgtgtgtgtgtgtgtgtgtgtgtgtgtgtgcgtgcggccatggttgtttttaacaaaaataataaatccattCAAACTCTATGGACAACGTTAAATATCTCATGAAATCACAATTAAGACTTTATAATACCTTTTAATTGATTTATCGACTGTTAATTCTTGTGAAGACCCCGCGGACACTCTTTGAGTAATGTTGAATAAGTTTACTAAATTTAGAACTTTGGACgagctaaaaacaaacatgtgacttataataaacaaagaaaagatgtTACACTATAAAAGATCTAATATTCAGTCATATTTAATCAGCGATGAGAGGAAACACGCAGCTGGTATTCAGAGGCTTTCCCACAGTTAGTCTGGTTAATTACAGTGACTCAACCGTGGAACACAGAGCAGAACCTtgaccttgaaccttgaaccttgaacctggAAGAGGAACACAGAGCAGCACGGAcggatgtgtatgtgtgtgtgtgtgtgtacgtgtgcgtgtgtggacgCGGTCCTGTACCTCTGCAGCCTCATAGGTGATGGTTTTGGTCTCGGTGTGAACCACAGGTATCTCTTTGGTTCCTCCCTCACTGAGTTCACCCTgggggaggaaaggagggaCACATTTATATTGATGAGGGAGTAAAGCGACGCCAAGCTCACTATTAAATACAAGAGTGGACTTTAAACAACACTAGGATGAAATGGACACTGACTGTACGGCTTAGGGCGGGGCAATACATCAGTGtcgtgacatgagacaagagccGCTCTTATTAGACTGTGGACATGGTCGTATCGTTGTTGCATTGacaatcatgtgatcatgtgacaatcatcaatgagtgaaaaacacatggaatCAACTAAActcattaataatcaaattgttgcatgtttgtgttaaaacaGAATTTGACCCTATTTATAGACACGTAAACACAAACGtaaacatcaaataaataaacgttTTCAGGtatgaaatgaaaagtaataAGTGCCTTTAAAggtcatgtaatacagatcgtcaacagatgttttattgtagtgtgtattatttacagtgtacCGTCACTCACTCTCACGAGGGTTCGATCACGTGTGTATTATGGGATGTTTTTTCTGCTCAATGACAAACTGTTGAGTTAAGAAAATCGAGGTGCTGAAGTTTTACTCTTTGATGATCAGTGACAGAGGTGGTGCTGAGGCCCCTGGAGCTGATGTGGGGTTTCCTGACTGAGTCATGGCTGAACGCGTGAGTGTGTGAACGcgtgagtgggtgagtgggtgaatgggtgagtggGTGATCACAGTCACTCCACATGGGCCAGACTCCCAGTCTTGTTCCTGAGATGCCTCCTCCTTCAGTCACATGTCTCCCTTCTGAAAGCTTCTCATCAGCGTCATCTTCtactttcactttcacctcTGCATTCATCCTCTCACTTTCATCCTCTGAGCTGTAGTCGTGTTTCTCTGGGTGTAAGATTCATCTTCATCCACCCCCATGTGAAATACTCCACCTTTGGGGAAAGCTGGACTCTCTTGACTGCATTAGCTTCTGTCTGCTTTCTCCCTCTCAAATCTACTAATTCATCATCCAAACaaatctctcctcctccatcttccttTCAGCCTCTAACGAGAGTGGGAGTGTTATTGAGATGAATATCCTCCTCCACACATGCACCCTCCCCCCCTCTCCATGTGAGTGCTGTCATCACAGAGACTCCTCCCCCACACATGCACCCTCCCCCTCTCCGTGTGAGTGCTGTCATCACAGAGACTTGAGTTGTTGCTACGTTCACATATGACCACGCTCTGAAACTGAGGCAGTGCCAGTAAAAAGTGTTATTATTCCACAGTCAGGCTCTGCTAACACAGTGTTGTAGTGAGGTCTCAGTATTCACCGCTGGCTCTGCTGACTCGGCGGGCGCCGCCTCCGTCTCCTTCTGCTCTGACTCTGCCGACGTCTGTGGAGAACGAGGATACGATGAATTGGTGACTGAACGAcgaaacaaccaaaaaaaccaAATCTGTTTGACATCAAACCTACGACAGAAAAAATGCTGATGTTAgtcataaacaaacagaatcaGAATGATACTTTAATGGGTTTTAAGATCCTTTTTGTGGACCAGAGAGGAGCGGTCACCTTTTGGGAGGAGGGGACCCATCCCAGCGTAGACTGACGGACacaagaagacagaaaaacagaggacAGTCAAAAGtcacaagaacacacaagagTGAAGGGAAAGAGGAGGTGGGAAAACTAagattttaatttcaatgtATGGAATACCGTCAGAAAGCTCATTAAAATGCTCAAGTTGAACAAATGTTCGCAGGGTTAGAGCTGCATGTTTAGGCCAATATGTGTTTGTTAGGACGAGTGGAATCTCTTTTCAGGTAAAGCCATACATTATTTCATCTCCTCAAGGGATGAGGAGGCAACAGGGGATttgggaggatgaggaggggaaAGCTCTGATGAAGGCTCTGTTGTCAGGGAAACTGAACAGGAAAGAAAGGAATGATGCAGTTGAGCcaaatgtttttctgttcattCATCAGCTGCAGTAGCAGGAGAATGATTTTAGcggtcaacaaaaacaaaaagaagaagaattagaagaagaagaagaagcagcagcagcggggcCTGAACGCAACACAAAGCAGCATTAGGCGAGTGTTGAGGTGGAGTTAGCCATGCACAGCACCTCGGTACACTGTCGTTAGACTGGTTTAGCTGCTGCCGGAGGGAAGGctgcaggtggtggtggtggtggtggaaacATGGAGAGGGGCTGCAGCCAATACGTTTGTTGTTGCTTGAAAGTTTCATACAGTACCACGGCTAAAGACGCAGCTGAAGATTCAAAAAGTGAGTTCTGAGTCGGGTCGGACTTTGACTGTTTGCTATGGGCCATTTCTTCAAAGGTGAATATTTGGGCTTTGTGCTGCAGGCCGTCGCACGTCTTCATCTCTCTGACTTCCTttgcagacacacaggtgacCTCAGATGCCTCGACCTTCACCTCCTGCGATATCCAGGACGCCATGGCCTTTTTGGGCGAGTCCATACCTTTAAACGGAGTCATGTCATCAGGTTTCATATCAATCTTCAGACTTGGAGTCTCGACTTCATTTGTCATTTGGGCTTTGACGACAACAGCAATGTCATCTTGAACAGTTTCTTTGTCTTTAGGTGCAGACAGTAAACCGGTGTCTTCTGTGTCCTCTCCAGGGACAGCCGTGTTTTTGCCCTCCGTGTCGTCTTTCAGGATAATCAGAGTCCCTTTCTTGTCAGTGATTGCCTGGGACACTTCCTGCCTGACGGCTCCGGGGCTGATCTTCACCATCGACCTCTCAGACACCTCATCCTGGGAGTCGGGCGTCTTCTCTTCCGCCTCCCTGAGGGTCCCATCGATGAAGACGTCATCATCCATAGTGGTTGATAGACTAATCCCGTGAGGCCCAGAGGAGGTTGCACCTTCCGTTACAACACTATCCGCCATATACTTCACCAGATATCCTGTGGCCTGGGGAGACACTTGGCTTATTGGTAAAGAGTTGTTTGAGTTAAttgacagagggaaaaaaaacaaagagccaAAATACGGCAAGAAAACgacacacacttcaaatgagGTCCACAATATTGGGGCAGAGATGGAGTCTCTTGGCTTTAAGTTTCTGTTATAAGACAGTTGAATTTATGACGAAATCAAATAAGGACGTCGTTTTCCCTTCTCAAACACTTTATTTCCGTTATTTATGAGAAAAATGGCATGTGAAGGCGGAAGAGCCAAAAATATCATAAATGTTTGGAGCAaggtcatggaaaaaaaaagaaaacatttcaaagcaccacaatcacaaaaatgtcaaagagtTTTTACCTCAGTGGCTTtgggctcctcctcctgtttcctctcGTCTCCTGCAGGCTCCTCGTCTTCAGTCTGTGGAAAAATCAAAAGTCACTCACAtactgagacagacacagaaaatggACATGATCTGGGACCACAGCTCCTTCAGAGGACCGTCCAAAAACCACTACTGGTCAGAGTCTACAGTCAATGATGCTCATTAACGCTGTGTTCCTTTATCACATTCAGTTACacactgcaaataaaacagaagctcAGAAAAACCTCCAGAGTTCTggcaacaaccacaacaacaacaatcacaaccacaacaacgacaacaatcacaacaacaaataataatccttccagtttcaagagggtttttgcaaccttgttgctcgaaccctaataaaacAGAAGCTCAGAAAAACCTCTggcaacaaccacaacaacaacaatcacaacaacaaataaaacagaagctcAGAAAAACCTCCAGAGTTCTGGCAACAAccacaatcacaaacacacaatcacaacaaataaaacagaagctcAGAAAAACCCggcaacaaccacaacaatcacaacaacaacaacaattaaacaACTAAAACAGAAGCTCATAAAACCTCCAGAGTTCTGGCTACAAccacaatcacaacaacaacaacagcaatcacaaccacaacaacaacaacaaataaaacagaagctcAGAAAAACCCCTGGCAACAACCACAATaatcataacaacaacaatcacaacaacaactaaaacagAAGCTCATAAAACCTCGAGTTCTGGCTACAAccacaatcacaacaacaacaacaacaacaacaatcacaatcacaatcacaaccacaacaacaacaacacataaaacagaAGCTCAGAAAAACCTCTGGCAACAACCACAAGAACAACCaccacaacaatcacaacaacaactaaaacagAAGCTCATAAAAACCTTCAGAGTTCTGGCAACAAccacactcacaacaacaacaacaatcacaacaacaaataaaacagaagctcAGAAAACCTCTggcaacaaccacaacaacaacaacaacaacaaccacaataatcacaacaacaactaaaacgGAAGCTCATAAAAACCTCAAGAGTTCTggcaacaactacaacaacaataacaaccaccacaacaacaactaaaaaagAAGCTCATAAAAACCTCCAGAGTTCTGGCAACAAACactacaaccacaaccacaacagctaccaaaatcacaacaaccacaacaatcaCCACAACAACTAaaatcacaacaatcacaacaaccaccaccaccacaacaacaacaacaagcacaacaaccacaatcatcacaacaatcaaaaccacaataacaacaaccatcacaataacaacaacaacaacaacaacaacagctcacGAGTTCATCAACCATTACTGagacaaatgaatgtgtttaagCTGCTGATGACGTCACACTGAGTTTACTGCATCACAGTCCTCAGGTGGACGTCCTggtgcttcacacacacacacacacacacacacacacacgtctgctgTGGACTGCGGCTTACGTCCTGCGGCTCCAGAGGTTCTATCATTGGCGCTTCGTCTGCTCGTGGCGAGTGGGCGGGTGACGAGGAGAGCCTCTTCTCCCACTCTGTCAGGCCCGGCTTGCTGTCGCCCGTCTCAAGGAAGGAGCGCTTCAGTTCACTGATGTTGGTTTGATGCTTGGCGACCCCCACTGGAGGCTCGGTGTcctgcagcagccgcagcagtcAATCATGATACATTTGAGAtgagggaggagcaggagcagcgcGGCAGCAACAACGGCCATGCTTTATGAACACAATGGTAGCTTGCATATCCAATGTTTCCAAATAGGTTTATCAAAATGTgcaggctacacacacacacgcatgcacacacacacacacacacacacacagagcaacaggtTCACATTGATGAGCTGTAAGTACCAGGGTCATTGAGGGAAACTACACGGCGTCATGCACATGTTCACAGATTCAGTTAAGCACAACACTCCCAGATCTCATAAGACGTCAAGTTCTCTCTGCAAAACACGGACTTTTCACCAAAATGAATGTGGATGTTCACAACAAGAACACCGTCAGGGAACAGAAGTAGAGCTACGCGCAGGTTAGACCTCCATGTTATCATTTAGGATTCcttgcaacaaaaaaacaccggCATGCAGATTTCAGTCATGCGCTGTTTTCTTACCAACCTCTAACATCAGATTACTATGTCTGACAAACACGTTCTCCCCTGTTACTCGTCTTATGAAACTATACTGAGAAAGGGAAGAGGGGAGAGGAAGTGTGTTAACGTTCATTTTAGGCTCTTGTTCAGAGAGACGAGCGCTTTGAATTCAAGGCCATCAACGCAGTCACTGGAAAATATGTGAACTTCAACTGAGGCATTGAAGCAGGAAAagaaatgtgcacacaaaagcACTTGAGAAtggcgtgtgcgtgtgcatgtgtgcgtgtgcggtaTGATAATGTCAAGCAAGCTGAAGCGGAGGGATGACGTGACCTCAGTGCATCTGCTGCTGGTGTGATGCACTGAGCAGGGCCGGCAAGCGAGCCCAGTGTACCTGAGTCTGCATCTCAGAGTCGTCCTCTGCCTCCGACTGACAGcaaagaaaaggagagggacagagagcgtgagatgagggagagacacagaggacacgtCCAGTGAAAGGGAAGACAGTCATACAAGCAGAGACGTGGAAATGACCTAACAGCGATCATGAAGTTCAAGTCATGGTGTGGCACTGCTTTTTAAATCGTTTGGATATGGAGTAAGTGAGTGTAAGTGTGTTTTTCTAGTGAAACATGGAAAGCATTTGTTTTGCCACTGCACTATTGAAGCTACATGTCAGTGTGACATATTTAATCAAACATTCcaccatctatctatctatctatctatctatctatatgtatatatacacatgtatatatgtatacatgtcaGTGTGACATATTTAATCAAACATTCcaccatctatctatctatctatctatatgtatatatacacatgtatatatgtatacatgtcaGTGTGACATATTTAATCAAACATTCcaccatctatctatctatatgtatatatacacacacacacacacacatatgtatatatgtatacatgtcaGGTAAACTAAGTCCACATAAGTAAAACTACATGTATGCATGTTTACAGCTACTCTATCTCTGGACTATGAAGAACTACATACAGGGACCACGTTCTTTGGGGAGTGGGgctgagggggcggggcttggcAAACACTCAGGGAATGGGACAGTGGAGTtcattaaaagtcattttaaaacattccacatgcatttgacattacaccTGTGATCCAGCACGTTCTTTGCTCTCTTCTtggtctgtacacacacacacacacacacacacacacactcatgctgaATAGGACATTTTCCCCCTGATGTACAGACCTCTGTGGCGGTCATCTCTCCGTCAAAGGCAAAGTCAGTTTGTTCGCTGTCAGTCTGCTTTCACAAAACCGTTTCCAAGTGGCaagcaataaaagaaaagagacgAACCCAACGCAATTTTAAATCCTTGAAGAGAACCAAACGGACAGACTTCTCATAAACAGACATTGTTCAGTTTCTATCAGACAACAGTGAAAAACAGGAGCAGAAGCAGGacgaggaagaaagagaagcaaAGTAAAGCGAGCAGAAACAGACTCAGAGGAAGTCGAAACCTTCAGTCAGTCACTTTGACATAGAAATAAAACATGGTTCAATTGGCCGACGCTAAATCGTGGTGAACACACGagagaaaacatgtaaaacatgtcgTTAAAATTTGGATTTGACAATTTGGTCACTGAACAGTAACCTGACTtcaggccccgccccctcctctgcgTGCATGTGGATGTGTTTCGAGTCGTCAGTCTCTCACTGcatcacacaacacatttcCAAATGTTGGTTGGTGGAACGATTTCAAATCTTGGCACAGCCGTGAGACACTTCTCTGAAATGATCGTGGATCCACTTTAATTTGGACGACGACGACGCAGAGAGACTGAGTGCTCAGATGAATGACGTGTCATGCAGCTGGAATTCATCATCAAAGTGTTTAAAACTGTCGTTTACTATAGAAAAGCTCTGAATGTGGATGGTAACACAGAGATTACAcatgtggttgtttttctgtgggTGAGAGGTTAGTGACTACATGAAGAAACTGTATGTTaacattcattaattcattaattcatgaattcattctgctttttttatttcacacaaatgAGTGTGTCATTGTGTCTAACCCTCTCATAAAGATGATGTAAATATGAAAGGATGAGACTTGCAGGTTCATCTCTGTGTAATTGTGATGTCAATGAGGATGAGAGTGTGACTGGGCAGAGATGAGGGACACTGGGACAGACACTGGGACAGACACTGGGACAGACAGTCTCCAggtcaggatcaggatcaggaacTAACAATTACATACGATGAACTGTAATTCTAAGCCAGAGGCAGGAACTAGAACATGAAGGCGTACgtacgcgcacacacgcgcacgcgcgcacacacacacacacacacacctcctcttcctctgaacTGTCATGGTAGCCCTGGGCTATGGAGGCGGTCAGGGAGGCTGCTTTAGGCTCCAGGTAGCAGAGACACAGTGCCAAGGggaaggagagagtgagggCGTAGGGGACGGAGAAGGATGTGgagagcaggaagaagaagatgaagaggaagcaGGGGATGAGTGACGGTGACTTGATGGGGAGAAATTTCTGCGCACAACACGGGAGGAAGCGCATCTCTGACAGGTCGGGGAAGGTGATGTAGCCATCCTCGTCCAGGATGGAGGACAGGTCAGGCAGGTgcagggagaaggagaagagcaTGCCGCCGCGGCTCGTGCCCTGCTCCAGCCTCTGCTTGCGGGCAGACAGTAGCAGCGCCTGCTCCTCTAACAAGGCGGCTCTGCGGTCGGCGCGGGCTTGGCGGCGGTGGCACCCGTTGCTGCTCTTGGCCGGACTGACCGATGAGGCGCGTTTACGAGCGTTCTCCCTGCGCCGCCGCCTTACTTTGGTT includes:
- the epb41l3b gene encoding band 4.1-like protein 3b isoform X8; the encoded protein is MTTETGADSEAKQPQDTNETEKGKTKAAADPASPLKQPEQLPAAVGHSTPARKEQEPQDDDQESHRSSISHLSKSPLRGVKKVKIMQCKVTLLDGSDYTLDVEKRAKGQVLFDKVCDHLNLLEKDYFGITYKDVDNQKNWLDPSKELKKQIRTGPWNFAFNVKFYPPDPTQLAEDITRYYLCLQLRDDVVSGRLPCSFATHTVLGSYTVQSELGDYDPEELASDYISELRFAPNQTKELEEKVMELHKTYKGMTPAEAEMHFLENAKKLSMYGVDLHHAKDSEGVEIMLGVCASGLLIYRDRLRINRFAWPKILKISYKRNNFYIKIRPGEFEQFESTIGFKLPNHRAAKRLWKVCVEHHTFFRLVSPEAPPKKFLTLGSKFRYSGRTQAQTRRASSQIIRPAPLFERSSSKRYNMSRSLDGAPITENHDTLMKDSSADGTAKIIAKGDIITTVTTEKKAEEEQAEQEDAAETPELAASTQQRRDTKTDSEQTDFAFDGEMTATESEAEDDSEMQTQYSFIRRVTGENVFVRHSNLMLEDTEPPVGVAKHQTNISELKRSFLETGDSKPGLTEWEKRLSSSPAHSPRADEAPMIEPLEPQDTEDEEPAGDERKQEEEPKATEATGYLVKYMADSVVTEGATSSGPHGISLSTTMDDDVFIDGTLREAEEKTPDSQDEVSERSMVKISPGAVRQEVSQAITDKKGTLIILKDDTEGKNTAVPGEDTEDTGLLSAPKDKETVQDDIAVVVKAQMTNEVETPSLKIDMKPDDMTPFKGMDSPKKAMASWISQEVKVEASEVTCVSAKEVREMKTCDGLQHKAQIFTFEEMAHSKQSKSDPTQNSLFESSAASLAVSTLGWVPSSQKTSAESEQKETEAAPAESAEPAGELSEGGTKEIPVVHTETKTITYEAAEVDSNGDADPGVLLSAQTITSETTSTTTTTHITKMVKGGISETRIEKRIVITGDADIDHDQALAQAIKEAKEQHPDMSVTKVVVHKETEITPEEGED
- the epb41l3b gene encoding band 4.1-like protein 3b isoform X7, which codes for MTTETGADSEAKQPQDTNETEKGKTKAAADPASPLKQPEQLPAAVGHSTPARKEQEPQDDDQESHRSSISHLSKSPLRGVKKVKIMQCKVTLLDGSDYTLDVEKRAKGQVLFDKVCDHLNLLEKDYFGITYKDVDNQKNWLDPSKELKKQIRTGPWNFAFNVKFYPPDPTQLAEDITRYYLCLQLRDDVVSGRLPCSFATHTVLGSYTVQSELGDYDPEELASDYISELRFAPNQTKELEEKVMELHKTYKGMTPAEAEMHFLENAKKLSMYGVDLHHAKDSEGVEIMLGVCASGLLIYRDRLRINRFAWPKILKISYKRNNFYIKIRPGEFEQFESTIGFKLPNHRAAKRLWKVCVEHHTFFRLVSPEAPPKKFLTLGSKFRYSGRTQAQTRRASSQIIRPAPLFERSSSKRYNMSRSLDGAPITENHDTLMKDSSADGTAKIIAKGDIITTVTTEKKAEEEQAEQEDAAETPELAASTQQRRDTKQTDSEQTDFAFDGEMTATESEAEDDSEMQTQYSFIRRVTGENVFVRHSNLMLEDTEPPVGVAKHQTNISELKRSFLETGDSKPGLTEWEKRLSSSPAHSPRADEAPMIEPLEPQDTEDEEPAGDERKQEEEPKATEATGYLVKYMADSVVTEGATSSGPHGISLSTTMDDDVFIDGTLREAEEKTPDSQDEVSERSMVKISPGAVRQEVSQAITDKKGTLIILKDDTEGKNTAVPGEDTEDTGLLSAPKDKETVQDDIAVVVKAQMTNEVETPSLKIDMKPDDMTPFKGMDSPKKAMASWISQEVKVEASEVTCVSAKEVREMKTCDGLQHKAQIFTFEEMAHSKQSKSDPTQNSLFESSAASLAVSTLGWVPSSQKTSAESEQKETEAAPAESAEPAGELSEGGTKEIPVVHTETKTITYEAAEVDSNGDADPGVLLSAQTITSETTSTTTTTHITKMVKGGISETRIEKRIVITGDADIDHDQALAQAIKEAKEQHPDMSVTKVVVHKETEITPEEGED